The following coding sequences are from one Thermaerobacter subterraneus DSM 13965 window:
- a CDS encoding amidohydrolase, translating into MPSRVLIEGGWVFAGEGSGPFDIVGDGVVAVEGERIIYAGPASGLDPSWQPTRRIDARGKIVLPGLVNAHTHHAMSLLRGYADDVPLMPWLEEHIWPAEAHLTGDDVYWGTLLAIAESLLAGVTTFADMYFFMDRVAQAVLETGVRAHLSRGLIGVAPGSDRALEEGKALVSGFHGAGDGRIRCALAPHAPYTCPPPYVARVLEAAAALGCPIHTHLAETRAEVEQIRAQYGKSPIQHFAELGVFQHETLAAHCVHLDEADIALLAEHRVGVAHNPISNCKLASGIAPVPELLAAGVTVGLASDGAASTNHLDLFEEMRLAANLQKVSRYDATALPAWQVLRLATVGGARALGFDRLGCLAPGYLADIVILDLRAPHLWPRHDLTSLVVYSAKAADVDTVLVHGKVLVDGGELLTIDLERVEHETQQRAERLARLGRAARTGPADENPPAPAGEAADPSPRGGAAQ; encoded by the coding sequence ATGCCGTCACGGGTGCTGATCGAGGGCGGCTGGGTGTTCGCGGGCGAGGGGAGCGGGCCCTTCGACATTGTCGGTGACGGGGTCGTGGCCGTGGAGGGCGAGCGCATCATCTACGCCGGACCGGCCTCGGGCCTGGATCCCAGCTGGCAGCCCACCCGGCGCATCGACGCGCGGGGGAAGATCGTCCTGCCGGGCCTGGTGAACGCCCACACCCACCACGCCATGTCCCTGTTGAGGGGGTACGCCGACGACGTGCCCCTCATGCCCTGGCTGGAGGAACACATCTGGCCGGCCGAAGCCCACCTGACCGGTGACGACGTCTACTGGGGCACCCTGCTGGCCATCGCCGAATCGCTGCTGGCCGGTGTCACCACCTTCGCCGACATGTATTTCTTCATGGACCGGGTGGCGCAGGCCGTGCTGGAGACGGGGGTGCGGGCCCACCTCTCCCGCGGCCTGATCGGCGTCGCGCCGGGGTCGGACCGGGCCCTGGAGGAAGGCAAGGCGCTGGTCAGCGGCTTCCATGGCGCGGGGGACGGCCGCATCCGCTGCGCCCTGGCGCCCCATGCGCCCTACACCTGCCCGCCGCCCTACGTGGCGCGGGTGCTGGAGGCCGCGGCGGCCCTGGGCTGCCCCATCCACACCCACCTGGCCGAGACCCGGGCGGAGGTCGAGCAGATCCGCGCCCAGTACGGCAAGAGCCCGATCCAGCACTTCGCCGAGCTGGGCGTGTTCCAGCACGAGACCCTGGCGGCCCACTGCGTCCACCTGGACGAGGCCGACATCGCCCTGCTGGCGGAACACCGGGTGGGCGTCGCCCACAACCCCATCTCCAACTGCAAGCTGGCCAGCGGCATCGCCCCGGTACCGGAGCTGCTGGCGGCGGGGGTGACGGTGGGCCTGGCCTCCGACGGAGCCGCCAGCACCAACCACCTGGACCTGTTCGAAGAGATGCGCCTGGCCGCCAACCTGCAAAAGGTGAGCCGCTACGACGCCACGGCCCTGCCGGCCTGGCAGGTGCTGCGCCTGGCCACCGTGGGCGGCGCCCGGGCGCTGGGCTTCGATCGCCTGGGCTGCCTGGCGCCGGGTTACCTGGCCGACATCGTGATCCTCGACCTGCGGGCGCCCCACCTGTGGCCGCGGCACGATCTGACCAGCCTGGTGGTGTACTCGGCCAAGGCCGCCGACGTGGACACGGTGCTGGTCCACGGCAAGGTGCTGGTGGACGGCGGCGAGCTGCTCACCATCGACCTGGAACGGGTGGAACACGAGACCCAGCAGCGGGCCGAGCGGCTGGCCCGCCTCGGGCGGGCCGCCCGGACGGGCCCGGCCGACGAGAACCCGCCCGCGCCAGCCGGGGAGGCGGCGGACCCGTCACCCCGGGGCGGTGCCGCGCAGTGA
- a CDS encoding histidine phosphatase family protein: MGITLYLIRHGETDWNRAGVYQGQKDTALSPRGRQQARALGRRFAHHPLDLVLASDLKRAVETARAVAGSRRPPVPLETDPRLREMNFGAWEGLAAAEIRARYADDYAAYQADPFEGRPTGGETFRELGERAWDAVDERLRRPGLRRLAVVAHGGTVKALLCRLLELPPAMRTRMLIDNTGVTAVELREGRPPLLRYLNDTCHLRRPGSLRPEEA; the protein is encoded by the coding sequence ATGGGCATCACCCTCTACCTGATCCGCCATGGTGAAACGGACTGGAACCGGGCCGGCGTCTACCAGGGCCAGAAGGATACCGCCCTCTCCCCGCGGGGGCGCCAGCAGGCCCGCGCCCTGGGGCGGCGCTTCGCCCACCACCCCCTGGACCTGGTGCTGGCCAGCGACCTGAAACGGGCGGTCGAAACCGCCCGGGCCGTGGCCGGCAGCCGCCGGCCGCCCGTTCCTCTGGAGACGGACCCGCGCCTGCGGGAGATGAACTTCGGCGCCTGGGAAGGGCTGGCGGCGGCCGAGATCCGCGCCCGTTACGCCGACGACTATGCCGCGTATCAGGCCGATCCCTTCGAAGGGCGCCCCACCGGTGGCGAAACCTTCCGGGAGCTGGGCGAGCGGGCCTGGGACGCCGTGGACGAGCGTCTCCGGCGCCCTGGTCTCCGGCGGCTGGCCGTGGTGGCCCACGGGGGTACCGTCAAGGCGCTGCTCTGCCGCCTGCTGGAGCTGCCACCGGCCATGCGGACCCGGATGCTGATCGACAACACCGGCGTGACGGCGGTCGAGCTGCGGGAGGGGCGGCCCCCCCTGCTGCGGTATCTCAACGATACCTGTCACCTGCGCCGCCCCGGCTCCTTGCGGCCGGAAGAAGCCTAG
- a CDS encoding ATP-dependent DNA helicase: protein MDGTSPAPGLEDESCPAGGTRPAESAQPGSGTHQAGLAGALPVTRAAGAPAGGPEAGPGPEAAPGPGTRAGQPPGTSPPEEEPEGPAGPGASPSAPGSPPGGGSPSLAALVEAAFRPGGLLERLVPGYQYRPGQVEMALEVAAALEEGRHLAVEAATGIGKSLAYLIPAALWAHRHRTRVVIATHTVALQDQLRARDLPVVERLVPVTTAVLKGFGQYACRLQAAAVLDELAAGRPVLWSAAGGRGTPDERGVGGAAPETAAGGAAPDPEVTGPGIVPEALAATAAGDPARALAHWLESTATGELSELAHPVLGRLAPRLGVDAGSCLGAACPAARSCFPLMARENAQKAALIVTNHALLLADWAAGGRLLPACDALILDEAHHLEDVAAQQLGCRLNPAELLRVLGTAAPSRRPAAGFAPAGAGDGRPRREAPGGPFSADQAVPAAGGQGVPPSTSGGHDLPARVARARAALEGLATALEAAAATAGGGAARLPQDWREGRGSPLHRQLARALAEAAESLPALAEALDRQPPPVEERAYLAFRRLRQRVQEAVAAVARLQEADGLCTWVEAHPAGPRLSAAPVVAAADLEPLFASVPAVLASATLPRDDHWLRRLGIAGARRRFIPSPFDFPRQALLAVVTDAPRPPSHRDEVYAGELARRLLPLIAAIPGGVLVLFTARWALEAVGEQLRPALRALGRRPALQDRDGPRGRLVAALAGGRVDVLMGVDSLWEGIDVPGRRLEGVILTRLPFDPPGDPLTAARCDVIAAAGGSAFFQYQLPRAAVRLKQGFGRLIRGPADRGVVVVLDPRLAPGSSRYATLLLDSLPPAARWVGPASEAVQVVGRWFTRAGRAGDGDHGPG, encoded by the coding sequence TTGGACGGCACCAGCCCGGCTCCGGGCCTTGAGGACGAATCCTGCCCGGCGGGTGGCACCCGCCCGGCGGAGAGCGCGCAACCAGGCAGCGGCACCCACCAGGCGGGGCTCGCCGGGGCTCTCCCCGTCACCCGCGCGGCGGGAGCGCCGGCGGGTGGGCCGGAAGCGGGCCCGGGCCCGGAGGCGGCACCAGGACCCGGAACCCGGGCCGGTCAGCCCCCGGGCACCTCTCCGCCGGAGGAGGAACCCGAGGGACCTGCAGGTCCCGGGGCTTCTCCATCCGCGCCGGGTTCACCCCCGGGCGGCGGGTCCCCGTCCCTGGCCGCCCTGGTGGAGGCGGCCTTCCGCCCCGGCGGCCTGCTGGAGCGGCTGGTACCGGGCTACCAGTACCGCCCTGGCCAGGTGGAGATGGCGCTGGAGGTGGCCGCCGCCCTGGAGGAGGGACGCCACCTGGCGGTGGAGGCGGCGACGGGCATCGGCAAGAGCCTGGCCTACCTGATCCCTGCCGCCCTCTGGGCCCACCGCCACCGCACCCGGGTGGTGATCGCCACCCATACCGTGGCCCTTCAGGACCAGCTGCGGGCGCGCGACCTGCCGGTGGTGGAGCGGCTGGTGCCCGTTACGACCGCCGTGCTCAAGGGCTTTGGCCAGTATGCCTGCCGCCTGCAGGCCGCGGCGGTTCTGGACGAACTGGCCGCCGGCCGCCCGGTGCTGTGGTCCGCCGCCGGGGGACGCGGCACCCCGGACGAGAGGGGGGTGGGCGGCGCCGCTCCAGAAACGGCGGCCGGCGGCGCGGCGCCGGACCCCGAGGTCACGGGCCCGGGCATCGTCCCCGAAGCCCTCGCGGCGACCGCCGCGGGCGATCCCGCCCGCGCCCTGGCCCACTGGCTTGAGTCCACCGCCACCGGCGAGCTGTCCGAACTGGCCCATCCCGTCCTGGGCCGCCTGGCCCCGCGCCTCGGCGTGGACGCCGGCTCCTGCCTGGGTGCAGCCTGCCCGGCGGCCCGGAGCTGCTTCCCCCTGATGGCCCGGGAGAACGCGCAGAAGGCCGCCCTCATCGTCACCAACCACGCCCTGCTCCTGGCCGACTGGGCGGCCGGGGGCCGCCTCCTCCCCGCCTGCGACGCCCTGATCCTGGATGAAGCCCATCATCTGGAGGACGTGGCCGCCCAGCAGCTGGGCTGCCGGCTGAACCCCGCCGAGCTGCTTCGCGTGCTGGGAACCGCAGCCCCGTCCCGGCGTCCTGCGGCGGGCTTCGCCCCAGCGGGCGCCGGGGACGGGAGGCCGCGGCGGGAGGCGCCCGGCGGCCCGTTCTCCGCGGATCAGGCCGTTCCGGCCGCGGGTGGCCAGGGGGTCCCGCCCTCCACCAGCGGCGGCCACGACCTTCCCGCACGGGTTGCCCGCGCCCGCGCCGCGCTGGAAGGGCTGGCCACGGCGCTGGAGGCGGCGGCCGCCACCGCCGGTGGCGGTGCGGCCCGGCTGCCGCAGGATTGGAGGGAGGGGCGGGGCTCGCCCCTTCACCGGCAGCTGGCCCGGGCCCTGGCGGAGGCGGCAGAGAGCCTGCCCGCCCTGGCCGAAGCCCTGGACCGCCAGCCCCCGCCCGTGGAAGAGCGGGCCTATCTGGCCTTCCGGCGCCTGCGGCAGCGGGTTCAGGAGGCCGTGGCGGCCGTGGCGCGGCTGCAGGAGGCGGACGGGCTGTGCACCTGGGTGGAAGCCCATCCTGCCGGCCCCCGGTTGAGTGCGGCCCCTGTGGTGGCTGCCGCGGATCTGGAGCCCCTGTTCGCCAGCGTCCCGGCGGTGCTGGCCTCGGCTACCCTGCCCCGGGACGACCACTGGCTCCGGCGCCTGGGCATCGCGGGGGCCCGCCGCCGGTTCATCCCGTCACCCTTCGACTTCCCCCGCCAGGCGCTGCTGGCGGTGGTGACCGACGCGCCGCGCCCGCCCAGCCACCGCGACGAAGTCTACGCCGGGGAGCTGGCCCGCCGGCTGCTGCCCCTGATTGCCGCCATCCCCGGCGGCGTGCTGGTCCTGTTCACGGCCCGGTGGGCCCTTGAAGCCGTAGGGGAGCAGCTGCGGCCGGCCCTCCGCGCCCTGGGCCGGCGGCCCGCGCTGCAGGACCGCGACGGGCCCCGCGGCCGGCTGGTGGCGGCCCTGGCGGGCGGCCGGGTGGACGTGCTGATGGGGGTCGACAGCCTCTGGGAGGGAATCGACGTCCCCGGCCGGCGGCTGGAGGGGGTGATCCTCACCCGCCTGCCTTTCGACCCGCCGGGAGACCCCCTGACGGCAGCCCGCTGCGACGTCATCGCCGCCGCCGGGGGCTCGGCCTTCTTCCAGTATCAGCTGCCGCGCGCAGCCGTCAGATTAAAGCAGGGCTTTGGACGCTTGATCCGAGGCCCGGCGGACCGGGGCGTGGTGGTGGTCCTGGACCCGCGCCTGGCGCCGGGTTCCTCCCGGTACGCGACCCTGCTGC
- a CDS encoding D-2-hydroxyacid dehydrogenase, whose product MTIEILCTVPLTPAQAQRLAAEVPEARLRLLAGRVPPEELDRAFAVASVAFLFGRELTPERLAAARNLRWIQCAYAGVDAMLAAVPQLRDHPVILTNARGMHAATIADHVFMFMLAWARNLPGYLDQQRRAQWRRLPTRELAGETLAVVGLGAIGREVARRARAFGMRVLACRRNPEPEEGIELVVGPGEIRRILEPAQWVVVSAALTAETRHLIGRDELAAMRPDAFLINIARGAVVDEEALVEALRARRIAGAGLDVFAEEPLPPHHPLWGLDNVLITPHNAGAMRDYTGAALELFLDNLRRFRQGRPLRNVVDKARGY is encoded by the coding sequence GTGACCATCGAAATTCTATGTACCGTGCCCCTGACCCCCGCCCAGGCCCAGCGGCTGGCCGCAGAGGTCCCCGAGGCCCGGCTCCGCCTCCTCGCCGGCCGGGTTCCTCCGGAAGAGCTCGACCGGGCTTTTGCCGTGGCCAGCGTGGCGTTCCTCTTCGGGCGGGAGCTGACGCCGGAACGGCTGGCCGCGGCGCGCAACCTGCGCTGGATCCAGTGTGCCTACGCGGGGGTCGACGCCATGCTGGCGGCCGTGCCCCAGCTGCGGGACCACCCGGTGATCCTGACCAACGCCCGGGGGATGCATGCCGCCACCATCGCCGACCACGTCTTCATGTTCATGCTGGCGTGGGCCCGGAACCTGCCCGGCTACCTGGACCAGCAGCGGCGGGCCCAGTGGCGCCGCCTGCCTACCCGGGAGCTGGCGGGCGAGACCCTGGCCGTGGTCGGCCTGGGAGCCATCGGCCGGGAGGTGGCCCGCCGCGCCAGGGCCTTTGGCATGCGCGTGCTGGCCTGCCGCCGCAACCCCGAGCCCGAGGAAGGCATCGAGCTGGTGGTGGGACCGGGCGAGATCCGGCGCATCCTGGAGCCGGCCCAGTGGGTGGTGGTCAGCGCGGCGCTGACGGCCGAGACCCGCCACCTGATCGGCCGGGACGAACTGGCCGCCATGCGGCCCGACGCGTTCCTCATCAACATCGCCCGGGGCGCCGTGGTGGACGAGGAGGCCCTGGTGGAGGCGCTGCGGGCGCGGCGGATCGCCGGGGCCGGCCTGGACGTCTTCGCCGAGGAGCCGCTGCCGCCCCATCACCCGCTCTGGGGGCTGGACAACGTCCTCATCACCCCCCACAACGCCGGCGCCATGCGGGATTACACCGGGGCGGCGCTGGAGCTCTTCCTCGACAACCTGCGGCGGTTCCGCCAGGGCCGGCCCCTGCGCAACGTGGTCGACAAGGCCCGCGGCTACTGA